One part of the Quercus lobata isolate SW786 chromosome 7, ValleyOak3.0 Primary Assembly, whole genome shotgun sequence genome encodes these proteins:
- the LOC115952941 gene encoding alcohol dehydrogenase class-P-like produces MSSTAGQVIKCKAAVAWEAGKPLVIEEVEVAPPQENEVRLKILFTALCHSDVYFWEAKGQKPLFPRIFGHEAGGIVESVGEGVTELKPGDHVLPIFTGECKECRHCKSAESNLCETLRFDNDRGHMLADGKTRFSKNGQPIYHFLGTSTFSEYTVSHAGCVAKINPEAPLDKVCVLSCGVSTGMGATLNVAKPQKGQTVAVFGLGAVGLAACEGARIAGASRIIGVDLNPARFDRAKNFGVTEFVNPKDHDKPVQEVIAEMTDGGVDRAVECTGSYQAMISAFECVHDGWGLAVLVGVPSKDDAFKTHPLNFLNERTVKGTIFGNYRPRTDIPARVEKYMNKELELDKFITHSVPFSEINKAFDYMLKGESLRCVIRMGA; encoded by the exons ATGTCAAGCACAGCCGGTCAGGTCATTAAGTGCAAAG CCGCGGTGGCATGGGAGGCTGGAAAACCATTAGTGATTGAAGAAGTGGAGGTGGCACCACCTCAGGAAAATGAAGTCCGCTTAAAGATTCTCTTCACTGCACTTTGCCACTCTGATGTTTACTTTTGGGAAGCCAAG GGGCAGAAGCCGCTGTTTCCTCGCATATTTGGTCATGAAGCTGGAGG AATTGTGGAGAGTGTAGGTGAGGGTGTGACTGAGCTCAAACCAGGAGACCATGTTCTCCCTATCTTCACAGGAGAATGTAAGGAATGCCGCCACTGTAAGTCAGCGGAGAGCAACTTGTGTGAAACTCTTCGGTTCGATAATGACAGAGGTCATATGCTCGCTGATGGCAAGACAAGATTCTCCAAAAATGGACAGCCCATTTACCACTTTCTTGGCACCTCCACATTTAGCGAATACACTGTTTCTCATGCTGGCTGCGTTGCCAAGATCAACCCTGAAGCCCCACTTGACAAAGTTTGTGTGCTTAGTTGTGGAGTATCCACAG GCATGGGTGCCACTTTGAATGTTGCAAAACCCCAAAAGGGTCAAACTGTAGCCGTCTTTGGATTGGGTGCTGTTGGCCTTGCT GCTTGTGAAGGCGCAAGGATAGCTGGGGCTTCAAGAATCATTGGTGTTGATCTGAACCCTGCTCGTTTCGATAGGG CCAAAAATTTTGGTGTTACTGAGTTTGTGAATCCAAAAGATCATGACAAGCCAGTTCAAGAG GTGATTGCTGAGATGACTGATGGAGGAGTGGATCGGGCTGTTGAATGTACTGGAAGCTACCAGGCCATGATCTCAGCATTTGAATGTGTTCATGAT GGTTGGGGTCTTGCAGTACTTGTTGGAGTGCCAAGTAAAGATGACGCATTCAAGACTCAtcctcttaattttttgaatgagagGACAGTTAAGGGTACCATTTTTGGCAATTACAGGCCTCGCACTGATATTCCTGCTCGGGTGGAAAAGTACATGAACAAG GAATTGGAACTGGATAAATTTATCACTCACTCAGTCCCTTTCTCGGAGATCAACAAAGCGTTTGATTACATGTTAAAAGGGGAGTCTCTCCGATGTGTTATCCGCATGGGAGCTTAA
- the LOC115952943 gene encoding histone-lysine N-methyltransferase ATXR4 isoform X1, with amino-acid sequence MSTSALARTSRWVSRSKTLLHFQTKLILTSFSTDTGTADKDNDPGRPGPPPIRVLLTESAGRGVFATRRIGAGELIHTAKPVVAHPSLSKIHSVCYFCLRNLKTTCQSQTQAVQFCNEECEEQSKAFYDIEKRANWSAYDDYCRAQGLKYPLLVKRLACMVISGFAAADSLDILQPATLSPLMISEMVEELGLLRSSFTKANITDEQIAFLTKTWYTSVLACIRINAFRVELAGESYQDLLVLAAASVDAEAGVGNAVYMLPSFYNHDCDPNAHILWIQNAEARLKALCDVEEGEELRICYIDASMGHDARQTLLSKGFGFQCNCLRCLSRD; translated from the exons ATGTCGACCTCGGCCTTGGCCCGTACTAGCCGTTGGGTTTCGCGGTCCAAAACACTATTGCATTTCCAAACGAAGCTAATTCTCACATCTTTCTCCACCGACACTGGCACAGCTGACAAGGATAATGATCCGGGTCGACCCGGGCCACCTCCGATCCGGGTCTTGCTCACCGAGTCGGCCGGGCGAGGCGTGTTCGCCACTCGAAGAATCGGAGCCGGAGAGCTTATCCACACAGCTAAGCCCGTCGTTGCTCACCCTTCTCTCTCTAAGATCCACAGCGTTTGTTACTTTTGTCTCAGAAACCTCAAAACTACCTGTCAAAGTCAAACTCAAGCTGTGCAGTTTTGTAACGAAGAGTGCGAAGAGCAATCTAAG GCTTTCTACGATATTGAGAAGAGAGCAAATTGGTCAGCCTATGATGATTATTGCCG AGCACAAGGTTTGAAATACCCACTTCTCGTGAAACGGTTAGCATGTATGGTAATATCAGGATTTGCAGCTGCCGACAGTCTTGACATACTTCAACCTGCTACTTTATCTCCTTTAATGATCTCAGAg ATGGTAGAGGAGCTTGGCTTATTAAGGAGTTCCTTCACAAAGGCTAATATCACAGATGAACAGATAGCTT TTCTAACCAAGACATGGTACACTAGTGTTCTGGCATGTATTCGTATTAATGCATTTCGTGTTGAATTGGCTGGGGAATCGTATCAAGATCTTCTTGTATTGGCAGCTGCCTCTGTAGATGCTGAAGCTGGTGTTGGAAATGCAGTTTATATGCTTCCATCGTTCTATAATCATGATTGTG ATCCCAATGCACACATATTATGGATACAGAATGCAGAGGCCAGATTGAAGGCACTTTGTGATGTTGAGGAAG gGGAAGAGCTCCGGATCTGCTATATTGATGCAAGTATGGGTCATGATGCTCGGCAAACTCTCCTGTCAAAGGGGTTTGGTTTTCAATGCAATTGCCTTAGGTGTTTGTCCCGTGATTAA
- the LOC115952943 gene encoding histone-lysine N-methyltransferase ATXR4 isoform X3, with protein MIRVDPGHLRSGSCSPSRPGEACSPLEESEPESLSTQLSPSLLTLLSLRSTAFVTFVSETSKLPVKVKLKLCSFVTKSAKSNLRAQGLKYPLLVKRLACMVISGFAAADSLDILQPATLSPLMISEMVEELGLLRSSFTKANITDEQIAFLTKTWYTSVLACIRINAFRVELAGESYQDLLVLAAASVDAEAGVGNAVYMLPSFYNHDCDPNAHILWIQNAEARLKALCDVEEGEELRICYIDASMGHDARQTLLSKGFGFQCNCLRCLSRD; from the exons ATGATCCGGGTCGACCCGGGCCACCTCCGATCCGGGTCTTGCTCACCGAGTCGGCCGGGCGAGGCGTGTTCGCCACTCGAAGAATCGGAGCCGGAGAGCTTATCCACACAGCTAAGCCCGTCGTTGCTCACCCTTCTCTCTCTAAGATCCACAGCGTTTGTTACTTTTGTCTCAGAAACCTCAAAACTACCTGTCAAAGTCAAACTCAAGCTGTGCAGTTTTGTAACGAAGAGTGCGAAGAGCAATCTAAG AGCACAAGGTTTGAAATACCCACTTCTCGTGAAACGGTTAGCATGTATGGTAATATCAGGATTTGCAGCTGCCGACAGTCTTGACATACTTCAACCTGCTACTTTATCTCCTTTAATGATCTCAGAg ATGGTAGAGGAGCTTGGCTTATTAAGGAGTTCCTTCACAAAGGCTAATATCACAGATGAACAGATAGCTT TTCTAACCAAGACATGGTACACTAGTGTTCTGGCATGTATTCGTATTAATGCATTTCGTGTTGAATTGGCTGGGGAATCGTATCAAGATCTTCTTGTATTGGCAGCTGCCTCTGTAGATGCTGAAGCTGGTGTTGGAAATGCAGTTTATATGCTTCCATCGTTCTATAATCATGATTGTG ATCCCAATGCACACATATTATGGATACAGAATGCAGAGGCCAGATTGAAGGCACTTTGTGATGTTGAGGAAG gGGAAGAGCTCCGGATCTGCTATATTGATGCAAGTATGGGTCATGATGCTCGGCAAACTCTCCTGTCAAAGGGGTTTGGTTTTCAATGCAATTGCCTTAGGTGTTTGTCCCGTGATTAA
- the LOC115952943 gene encoding histone-lysine N-methyltransferase ATXR4 isoform X2, protein MSTSALARTSRWVSRSKTLLHFQTKLILTSFSTDTGTADKDNDPGRPGPPPIRVLLTESAGRGVFATRRIGAGELIHTAKPVVAHPSLSKIHSVCYFCLRNLKTTCQSQTQAVQFCNEECEEQSKAFYDIEKRANWSAYDDYCRAQGLKYPLLVKRLACMVISGFAAADSLDILQPATLSPLMISEMVEELGLLRSSFTKANITDEQIAFLTKTWYTSVLACIRINAFRVELAGESYQDLLVLAAASVDAEAGVGNAVYMLPSFYNHDCDPNAHILWIQNAEARLKALCDVEEVLASRV, encoded by the exons ATGTCGACCTCGGCCTTGGCCCGTACTAGCCGTTGGGTTTCGCGGTCCAAAACACTATTGCATTTCCAAACGAAGCTAATTCTCACATCTTTCTCCACCGACACTGGCACAGCTGACAAGGATAATGATCCGGGTCGACCCGGGCCACCTCCGATCCGGGTCTTGCTCACCGAGTCGGCCGGGCGAGGCGTGTTCGCCACTCGAAGAATCGGAGCCGGAGAGCTTATCCACACAGCTAAGCCCGTCGTTGCTCACCCTTCTCTCTCTAAGATCCACAGCGTTTGTTACTTTTGTCTCAGAAACCTCAAAACTACCTGTCAAAGTCAAACTCAAGCTGTGCAGTTTTGTAACGAAGAGTGCGAAGAGCAATCTAAG GCTTTCTACGATATTGAGAAGAGAGCAAATTGGTCAGCCTATGATGATTATTGCCG AGCACAAGGTTTGAAATACCCACTTCTCGTGAAACGGTTAGCATGTATGGTAATATCAGGATTTGCAGCTGCCGACAGTCTTGACATACTTCAACCTGCTACTTTATCTCCTTTAATGATCTCAGAg ATGGTAGAGGAGCTTGGCTTATTAAGGAGTTCCTTCACAAAGGCTAATATCACAGATGAACAGATAGCTT TTCTAACCAAGACATGGTACACTAGTGTTCTGGCATGTATTCGTATTAATGCATTTCGTGTTGAATTGGCTGGGGAATCGTATCAAGATCTTCTTGTATTGGCAGCTGCCTCTGTAGATGCTGAAGCTGGTGTTGGAAATGCAGTTTATATGCTTCCATCGTTCTATAATCATGATTGTG ATCCCAATGCACACATATTATGGATACAGAATGCAGAGGCCAGATTGAAGGCACTTTGTGATGTTGAGGAAG tacttGCTAGTAGGGTATAG
- the LOC115951795 gene encoding uncharacterized protein LOC115951795: MYLDLYKGLSLRHKGLEKYDSPLVGFDGRLAIPRGMIRLPVQAGDEEMQVNFIVVEAYSSYTAILARPWLHAIGVVSSTLHLKVKYPTQGKVKELVGSQAMARQCLIATITQQPANQAMAEEERIS; the protein is encoded by the coding sequence ATGTACCTGGACTTGTATAAAGGGTTAAGTCTCAGGCACAAGGGCTTAGAGAAGTATGATTCACCACTGGTGGGCTTTGATGGGAGATTGGCAATTCCCCGCGGAATGATAAGGTTACCTGTACAAGCTGGGGACGAAGAGATGCAAGTTAACTTTATTGTAGTCGAAGCTTATTCCTCTTACACAGCCATCCTAGCTAGACCATGGCTTCATGCTATAGGAGTAGTTTCGTCAACCTTACATTTGAAAGTTAAGTACCCCACACAGGGGAAAGTAAAGGAATTAGTAGGAAGTCAAGCAATGGCTAGGCAGTGCCTGATAGCAACCATTACACAGCAACCCGCGAATCAAGCCATGGCAGAAGAGGAGCGAATCTCATAG